The genomic segment CCTCAACATCTGCCATCACTTTCTCCTCTGTCCTCAGCTCAGTTTCCAAAATCACAGCTTTGCCCTCTGATTCCTCAGTCTCTGCTTCAGGATCTGGTGCCGGGTCTATCTCTATGATGGTCTGTCCATCTTCTGAGGTGCCCTCTACAGCTTGGATGGTAGAGGTCAGGCCAGACTCCATGGCCACCAGTTCCACAGGGTTCACCACCGTGGCCACGTTAGCCAGCCCACCGCTGTCCTGCATAGCAGCTGAGCTCAGCAGGGCCAAGCTCGAGGACGGATGAAGGGTTACAGTGTCAGATGAACTGGACTTGGAGGAAGACACCACGGTGGCATATCGGAAGAGCTGTGAGGATGGCAAGGTGTGGAGAGTCACTGGGCTGGATCCCTGGCTGATGGTTGCCACTGGAATGTTGCCCACTGAGAATTGCTGTCCCATAGGTGCGATGGCAATGGGTGAGATGACTGTGAACTGAGGCTGCTGGACAGGGGTGGAGGGACTCAAGACTGTGGCTGAGGCCGGGCGCTGCAGACGAGGTCTCTTAGGGGGTTTCGGAGCACTGACTGGCATCAGCACCACGTTCTGGATCGTCTGAGACTTCATCTTCTGATCCCTGGCGAGCTTCTTCTGCTCCTCCAGCTGGCGTTCCAGGTCTGCAAGAAGAATGACAATGCAGCATATTCAGAGAAAGCTTGAGTCACTGAAAACAGAGGGAGATACTTAAAGGGACTCCATAGAATCAGCAACATCTGGTGCcacatattatttattttgcagcgGGGCATCTCAGACATCCAATCAAGTGTTTCTCCTCAATCCACTTCGGACAAAACTTTGTTCAAGACCGGGGCCAGACTGACTATGGCCCTGCAGCTTCAGCGACCATTCACACTTGTGCAGAGTGGAGGCAGAACACTGCCTTTCTGAGCTGGTAGCTTTTTACACCCACACATTGCATTTGTGTAAATGGCTGCACAAGGTGCAATGCGATGGAGAATTAAGGACCAAGGTCCTTGGGATTCCCCTTGTCTCCTCATTCTGGAGTGGTGATCTACCTCTACTTCTCTGCTCACAGCCTTGTTTTCACTGCCGAGAAGATGGGTGCCATTGCTGCACATGCCTGTTCCAGCTAGGAGAGACCGCGGCAGCGAGTGCCATCTCCTGAGCTCGGTTGGGTGCCATCTCAGGATGGATGGCGTTCATGAGCTGTCGCAGGGACTGGGAGTCCCAAGGCCACTCCCGAAGCTGGGTCTCCAGCACAAACAGAGCTCAGATAAGGATCTTTGGGGGATATCACTGAAAATAAGAAGAGGAAGCATCAGCCATAGTGAAGCAGACCAGAAGTCCAGCAAGGCCAGTATCCTTCCCTCAGCAGAGGGCATACCTAATACTACACACTCCCTAACACCCCAGGCCAACGGCTCATTGCTACACAAGGGACTTTGGGGGATTCCTACCTGATCCCTAGAATGGATGGAGATTCAAGTGCACGTGTTTCATGATGCAGTATGTCAATAATTTGCAGTGACACAGGATAACACACCAGTTGCATGCTGGTGTATGGAAAAAAAGGCAAATTCAGGTTTTAAATAAAGGGACCAACgtattgttttgcatttgttcAAAGTCAAATAGGAAAGCGCATGAGTCACATCAGCTCTAGAGAGCTGTGATGGGCCACCAGGTTTCACTAACAAAGAATTTCCCAGGCATTGACCATACCTGCTAAAGTATAAAGAAACTGCTCTTCTCCCTGCTCTGTTTGGCTTTTCCTGTTGTCCAAAACTTTCTTGACTGTGTCCATCAGGCCAAAAGTGTGGGCCACATTATTCAGGACTGCGGCATCTGCAAGGAAACCCCACATGTGTGAGTGCCTAAATTCCTTAGACAGCCTGAGCTTCCAGTCAAGGAGCCAGGCAGGTGAGATTTATTTAGTATGCCTAAAATCCTCTCGTGCTTTCTATTAAAAGTTCTTAATTTTTCCAGAGTGCAATTCCAGGagtgctggctggggagggcattCCCAACCCCGTGGACATCCAAAGATGGAACAACTCTGTtcatatcaaaataaataaaacaaagaccCGTTGCTCAAGCAGCTCTCAATAGCTGCAAATTAAAGCATCATGCTTTTATGCAAATATACTGTTAGACCACCCCCTACAATTTTTCTGCCCATAATGCTGGCAGTGTCATTAGCGCTCCAGCAATAGTGAAGGTTGCACAAGTTTTTCCATTACATACGACTTTCTGAAACTGTCATCTATCTGCCCAAAGGTGAATGAAAAAGACCAAAACAAAACATGGGTGTAACTAAAAAGAGAATTTGACGCCAGGAAAGGATTTTGTGAGTAGGAAAGGGCCAATTTTCCCTTCCCGTCTCTGACCATAGCCACTTTTTCAATAATCCTTTAATATCAACACAGAGGCTGCCGGCCTCCCACCCACCTGTGATCTGGAAGGGAGACTGGCCGAGCCTCTGCTGGACACCTTTCAGCACCTCTTCTATCTCTTTCTGGATGTTGCAGACGACCTCTTCCATCAGCCCCACGTCGGCTATTCCTTTCCAGAACATCAGCGTGTCCTCTGGCACAGGAAGAgacaggagggagaagaattcGACACGTACAAGCATTTGGCATTTTCCCACAAGGCTACATTAAAACCGTTCCAAGAGCAGCGCGCTGTCATGCAGCAGTAACTTTGGAAGCCGGCTTCTAATCTGGCCATCAGGGCGGACATGACAtgcaaaaaacagaaacaaacaaaaaaaatggatCTGGGAAGTAAACATCACTAGTGAGGACTTTCATACAGCTTACGACTTTAAGAGCAGTGCTTCACTACCTCTGCCTGTCTGCACAAGATACAGAGTCTATGGTCCTGGAGAACTCTGCCTAAGCTTCTGGACAGGTATGAGGAGGGCCAGTAAAGCACCTGTAACAATAGTGCAGGGAGAAAGTGGATGGCTCAGAGAACTGGTAATAAGCTATGGAGGGCTTTGCCTCTAGGTCAGTAGTTTGAATCCAGCCATGGCCAATAGCGACTGAATGTGGCACTAGTCTGAAGTTGTTCACTGGCCTGTGAAAAATGAGCGGGTGGTCTCTGCTCAGTTCCTGGTAGGCTGGGGTCTATTTCATAAAGAGCCCCCATATCGTAACAGGCACTAACTGACCTGCTTGgtcatctcagcagagaggccaaggactgaatgggctttAGAGACTGAACTCACCCCTTACTTGCAGTAGGGGGCACCGTGTGTgtttgcaggggagaggggaaactTGCACTACTGCTGCCTATGTCATACCTGTTCTGAGGACGTTAGTCTCCCAGGCTGTAAATCTGGAACCTTTCACCAGCCTTATATTCACTCAGAAAATGTGGACGGGTGGCGGAGAATAGCCAAAAGACAGTATGAACTTACCCGAAATCTCCTCTGTGTCCTTCTTGATGCCCTCCTCAGTGGCCATAGTGACAGCAGCCGTCAGAGCAGAGTTCCATTCAATCCCCTCCTCCATGCTCTCCTCGGACAATGCGATTTGGGTGATGCTCCCTGCAAAAGGATCCAGAAGAGGAGGCTTCATGTCTCTCGACAGCACCAGGAATTTCACGCTCCAATCAGCAGTTTTACTTTCCACTCCCCCAGTGTTTTTCACTCTCTGTCAGGCTATTTGTATCTATAAACCAAACTAGCGAAAAGCAGATGTTGTTTGTTGTCAGTGGAACCATATCTATGAAATGCACTAGGGTTTGTGGATGGAAAGCCGCTCCCTGTCCAAAGAGTTAACCAGAGACCCATCCTGGTGTAAAAGTAGCAGAAGGGATCAGAATAAAGGAGGGAACTTAAGAAGCAAATGGGTCAGTCATTTCCCTGCCTTGTCACATTGGGAACATAGGACTGTCCATATCGGATCAGAGCACTGGTCTATCACAACTGGCATCATACCTCACACACTGGCTGTCATTTCAGACTTAGAGGAAAGTAACCTAGCCAATTGTATGATAATGTACAAGGGGAGGAAAtctccttcctgacctctgcaaATGATTGGCTTATGTCCCGAAGTATGAGATCTGATCAGCCTTATATCAGCATTCATAGTTAAAATGCTATTGGTCATTCAAAGTCTCCACCCAGAGTAACTGCTTCGTTGACTTTCTAAACAACATTAAACTTGGAAggacttttgtttttcatttttattctgaGTACCAGCCTGAAATGGCAGCACCAATGCAGAAGCCATGCATCATGTATGTAAATGGTACCAAAAGCCAAGGTGTAGGGTTACCAACTACAGCATGTTGAAAACAGGACAAACTGGTAAGGCTACAGGTGGAAATACACTGCCAGAGGTAGAAGTGGGAGCCGGATCCCGGCTGGCTGGGGTTTTAAATAttccatttgtttatttttcagagtaaaaaGACCCATCCAATATATGTCTGAGCCCACCAGAAATCCAATATACTCCCTTTCACATGACCCTCTAATAGGCCTGCAAATAGGACATGCGTCAAGAAAACCACTGCAAGCAGGTGTCTTTCAACTGTTTTTTCATGAGCTGTTTTGTGTTCCACACCCAAGTACTTTAGAACAGAGATTGCCAAGAGGTCAGTTACCAGCAGTTTTCCGTTGGGTCCCAAAGTTGTCTACATCCACCACCAGTGCATTGCTGGCTGCTCCCCACCCCGAACCTTACAGTGTACAGTTCGTTGCTAGATCCCACTGATCCCCACTTCCAGCAGATGCAACAGGAAGCTTCACCCCTCCCAGGAATCTTTTGAAACACCTTGGGTGCAAGTAAAAAGTAATTTGAGATGTGGGACCGCAACATGAGAGAGGTGGTGGCGCACTGCATTAGGACATtgcacacagaaaacaaacagaGACAACTGGACAGTCTCAGGGAGcaagaggcaggagggaggagggaagtgctACAGGGTAACACACGGCATTTCTAGCTGGCTTTGTCCCCTACCATCAGCTGATGTGGGCGTCTGCACCACACTTGTCTGTTGCCCTGGCACTGGTGCTCTGGCACTGCTGATCAGGAGATCAAATTTGGTGCTTCGACAGGTGTTGGTGCAAACCTTGTCGTGCTGGTAGAAGTCGATTTGCCCAGAGTCCATCATCTTCCTGTGCACAGAATGGGGAGAGAACTATGCAGTGAACTCAGCTTGGATCTCAGCCTGAAGAAACCAACAGGTTAGAGGGACAGCTATGACcacatggggaggaggaagaacaaGAAACCCATGTGCCCCCATGAGTCCCCCAGAAGATCTTAACTGAAAAACAGTGGCACTCGTGTCTCCATTCTCCAACTTTGTATACACAGCTCTGGCCGTGTGACAGTACCCTTATACCCCATTAAATACCATACAACCCTACCTGTATATGT from the Emys orbicularis isolate rEmyOrb1 chromosome 23, rEmyOrb1.hap1, whole genome shotgun sequence genome contains:
- the GMEB1 gene encoding glucocorticoid modulatory element-binding protein 1, which codes for MANAEVSVPVGDVVVVPSEGNEGENPEDTKTQVILQLQPVQQGLFIDGHFYNRIYEEGSETSAAVVAVETHTIHKLEEGIDPSTIETNEEIEIAYPITCGESKAILLWKKFVCPGINVKCVKFNDQLISPKHFVHLAGKSTLKDWKRAIRLGGIMLRKMMDSGQIDFYQHDKVCTNTCRSTKFDLLISSARAPVPGQQTSVVQTPTSADGSITQIALSEESMEEGIEWNSALTAAVTMATEEGIKKDTEEISEDTLMFWKGIADVGLMEEVVCNIQKEIEEVLKGVQQRLGQSPFQITDAAVLNNVAHTFGLMDTVKKVLDNRKSQTEQGEEQFLYTLADLERQLEEQKKLARDQKMKSQTIQNVVLMPVSAPKPPKRPRLQRPASATVLSPSTPVQQPQFTVISPIAIAPMGQQFSVGNIPVATISQGSSPVTLHTLPSSQLFRYATVVSSSKSSSSDTVTLHPSSSLALLSSAAMQDSGGLANVATVVNPVELVAMESGLTSTIQAVEGTSEDGQTIIEIDPAPDPEAETEESEGKAVILETELRTEEKVMADVEDHQHQVHNVEIVVLED